A genomic region of Chloracidobacterium sp. contains the following coding sequences:
- the recN gene encoding DNA repair protein RecN — translation MLDLLKIRNVALIDDLAIEFGHGLNLLTGETGSGKSIIVDSLGALTGDRVSTDLIKQGEDTAVIEGLFSPQDKDLHRALVDAGIEPADELIVRRELSLEGRNRVFINGVSVTQGFLKNIGSMLADIHGQGEQAALYNVDTHIGMLDDFAGVDTERATVADAYREWSKVRDQLESLKKDESEKLQLIDILRFQVDEIQRASLTVDEDVELETEKRRLNNIEKLSALSSEAFTVLYDDGNSTLATLDRGAKAIQELAEYDEQFRGFNEELDAARAVIAELGTTARDFAAYLEFSPSRLDEIENRLAEISRLKRKYGETIDAVLDYLHVSEERLSHIDTAELREEELNRHLTVLEQGYLAAAGKLHDARAKAATRFAKQVEIDLKDVALDKARFEVRIVADGEFTANGTDRVEFYFSANPGEPPRPLAKVASGGEASRLMLILKTASRSRDVGTTAVFDEVDIGIGGRVAEAVGRKLKSLAATQQVFCVTHQPQIASLADRHFLVEKSVEHGRTRIAVRDIDAAEQIDEIARMLAGEQITDAARANARTMLASAK, via the coding sequence ATGCTCGACCTGCTAAAGATCAGAAATGTCGCCCTGATCGACGATCTTGCCATAGAGTTTGGTCACGGACTCAATTTGCTCACGGGCGAGACCGGCTCGGGCAAATCGATCATTGTTGACAGCCTCGGTGCGCTTACAGGAGACCGCGTCTCGACCGACCTGATCAAGCAGGGCGAGGATACGGCGGTGATCGAAGGACTCTTTTCGCCCCAAGACAAAGATCTGCATAGAGCGCTTGTCGATGCCGGCATAGAGCCTGCTGATGAACTGATAGTGCGGCGCGAGTTATCTCTTGAGGGCCGCAATCGTGTGTTTATCAACGGGGTATCCGTCACGCAGGGTTTCTTGAAGAACATCGGCTCCATGCTTGCGGACATACATGGCCAGGGCGAGCAGGCCGCTCTCTACAACGTTGATACACACATCGGTATGCTTGATGATTTTGCCGGTGTCGATACGGAGCGGGCGACGGTTGCCGATGCGTATCGAGAATGGTCGAAAGTTCGCGATCAATTGGAGTCGTTGAAAAAGGACGAATCAGAAAAACTGCAACTGATCGACATACTTAGGTTTCAGGTCGATGAGATCCAGCGTGCCTCGCTGACCGTGGATGAGGACGTAGAGCTAGAAACCGAAAAACGTCGTCTAAACAACATAGAGAAACTGTCCGCCCTCAGCAGCGAAGCATTCACCGTGCTCTACGACGATGGGAATTCAACGCTCGCGACTCTGGATCGCGGTGCTAAAGCCATACAAGAACTGGCGGAGTATGACGAGCAGTTTCGCGGATTTAACGAAGAGCTCGATGCGGCGAGGGCGGTGATCGCAGAACTGGGTACGACGGCACGCGATTTCGCGGCGTACCTCGAATTCTCTCCGTCGCGACTCGACGAGATCGAGAACCGTCTGGCTGAGATATCGCGACTGAAGCGGAAGTACGGTGAGACGATCGATGCGGTGCTCGATTATCTGCACGTCTCTGAGGAACGCTTGTCGCATATCGATACCGCCGAGCTACGCGAAGAAGAACTTAATAGACATCTCACCGTGCTCGAACAGGGTTACCTTGCGGCGGCGGGCAAGTTGCACGACGCCAGGGCCAAGGCCGCGACAAGGTTTGCAAAACAGGTCGAGATTGATTTGAAGGACGTTGCGCTCGATAAAGCACGGTTCGAGGTTCGGATCGTTGCTGACGGTGAGTTCACGGCGAACGGTACGGATCGTGTTGAATTCTACTTCTCCGCAAATCCAGGCGAGCCGCCGAGGCCGCTCGCCAAGGTCGCGTCAGGAGGCGAGGCATCACGGCTGATGCTGATACTCAAAACTGCTTCGCGGTCGAGGGATGTTGGCACGACGGCAGTTTTTGATGAGGTAGACATCGGCATCGGTGGACGCGTTGCCGAGGCCGTAGGGCGAAAGCTGAAGTCACTGGCCGCTACACAGCAAGTATTCTGCGTCACGCACCAGCCGCAGATCGCGAGCCTCGCGGATCGGCACTTTCTGGTTGAGAAATCGGTTGAGCATGGGAGGACACGCATCGCTGTTCGAGATATCGATGCCGCCGAGCAGATCGACGAGATCGCTCGCATGCTCGCCGGTGAACAGATCACCGATGCTGCTCGCGCAAACGCACGCACGATGCTGGCTTCGGCAAAATGA
- a CDS encoding asparaginase — protein sequence MPTETLANVIRGDTVESVHTGHLCIVDGEGRTVYELGDPSTITYFRSACKAFQLIPCITSGAVDAFGFSEKEIALAAASHSGEPVHLAVAAHMMQKIGLDESFLRCGSHLPFSEDETKRMQRAGQEPSQLHNNCSGKHAAMLAFAKHIGASIEDYELPGHRIQKRILRCIADFSEVPEEEIAIGIDGCAAPNFAVPVRSMAKSFINLISPAKFPAPTRAACSRIVAAMIAHPELIGGSERLDTKLMLAAPGRIISKVGADGVWLCGVLPCDRWPKGLGIALKVADGDDVRGRPVIAIELLRQLDILLRNDLTELSPSPIKNRRGDTVGEVLGVINLPFAS from the coding sequence ATGCCCACTGAAACTCTAGCTAATGTCATTCGCGGCGACACGGTCGAGTCGGTTCATACCGGACACCTCTGCATCGTCGATGGCGAAGGCAGGACCGTCTATGAGCTTGGCGACCCTTCAACCATCACGTACTTTCGCTCAGCATGTAAGGCGTTTCAGCTTATCCCGTGCATAACGAGCGGTGCTGTGGACGCTTTTGGATTTTCTGAGAAGGAGATCGCATTAGCCGCGGCATCACATTCAGGTGAACCGGTTCACCTTGCGGTTGCGGCCCACATGATGCAAAAGATCGGGCTTGATGAATCGTTCTTAAGATGTGGCTCACATTTGCCATTCAGCGAGGACGAAACAAAACGTATGCAGCGTGCCGGCCAAGAACCATCCCAACTGCACAATAACTGCAGCGGCAAGCACGCCGCGATGCTCGCATTCGCCAAGCATATCGGTGCGTCGATCGAGGATTATGAGTTACCGGGGCACCGTATCCAGAAACGGATCCTCCGATGCATCGCTGATTTTTCCGAGGTGCCCGAAGAAGAGATCGCCATCGGGATCGACGGTTGTGCGGCACCAAACTTTGCCGTGCCGGTTAGATCGATGGCAAAGAGCTTCATCAACCTGATCTCGCCGGCGAAGTTCCCCGCACCTACACGGGCCGCCTGCTCTCGGATAGTTGCCGCAATGATCGCTCACCCCGAACTAATCGGCGGCAGCGAACGCCTCGACACAAAACTGATGCTCGCCGCCCCGGGCCGCATAATCTCAAAAGTCGGCGCCGACGGCGTCTGGCTCTGCGGCGTCTTGCCATGCGACCGCTGGCCCAAGGGCCTTGGCATTGCTCTCAAGGTCGCGGACGGCGACGACGTTCGCGGACGTCCGGTGATCGCTATCGAGCTGTTGCGTCAGCTGGATATTCTGTTGAGAAACGACCTTACAGAACTCTCACCGTCGCCGATCAAGAATCGCAGGGGCGATACGGTCGGAGAGGTTCTTGGGGTGATTAACCTGCCATTTGCTTCCTAA
- a CDS encoding FAD-dependent oxidoreductase gives MTEHSANQPLQLGIDGFDYADLYDAARLKDLAECFYDEVERDEPILAEALRKYIATGSEGMERRVESKILTDAAPHLSSFIARLFCINDERTDLSKDITVQNAVWRYKFFVQRRAAKKFSPELVDELNEAELWRALTELRNAAFSDTLRFDDELSIATMTCSLLDAETDIEKNEDISPATRQTVGDVSKAYEKLKDSAFGKLFSEYVLKGDATGSLLTITAALHLAEAWSATAFHKRSKGWHAFKVPHALDYMNLVHLIHPEPKLHNIMRGRDEELRRRDGFKLTDDRGTMRDSLYEIDYCMICHEREKDACRTGLREKDGSVHRNPLGIKSEGCPLDERISEMHMLKKQGDAIGALALVTIDNPMCAGTGHRICNDCMKGCIFQKQEPVNIPLAETSALTDVLDLPWGFEIYSLLARWNPLNAKRPYPMPYNGKNVLVVGLGPAGYTLANYLLNEGFGVIGIDGLKIEPLPTEWTGLPKQGADANQRCFPKPVKELSEITEELDERILSGFGGVSEYGITVRWDKNFLTMVQLMLTRRKRFRAYGGVRFGGTLTIEDAWEYGFDHIAIATGAGRPTIVPMKNNLIRGIRQASDFLMALQLTGAFKKDTLSNLQVRLPAVVIGGGLTGIDTATELFAYYPVQVEKMLHKYEQVVDEFGEDYVRKTFDPEELAVLPEFLDHARQIRAERERASAKGDEPDLVSLVRGWGGVSLVYRKRLQDSPAYRLNHEEVQKALEEGIDFVECMSPTEAVPDEFGAVKAIKFERLEHIEETGKFEKTGEIHEFAARTVCVAAGTSPNVIYEKEKPGTFQLDEWRQFFRPYRLTKGGDGQFHAVPAEEGETGFFTSYEHDGKFISYYGDNHPQYAGNVVKAMASAKHGYPKVVELFADELDSRGDLPQAEKDAIFDKLEATLDEQLRAYVVRVERLTPTIVDVVVKAPLQARKFEPGQFYRLQNFETTAPVVDGTRLLMEGLALTGAWVDEEKGLLSMIVLEMGTSSRLCSLLKEGEEVLVMGPTGTPTEIPENETVLLAGGGLGNAVLFSIARALRERSNKVIYFAGYKNGDDLFKREEIENATDEVVWATDWGTEIAPQRPQDAHFRGNIVQAMIAYAEGKLGPQSVDLKRVDRIIAIGSDRMMNGVREARHTTLKPYLNEQHVAIGSINSPMQCMMKEVCAQCLQRHVNPHTGEEFFVFSCFNQDQHLDFVDFKNLNDRLKANSIQEKLTNLWLDRTFGKDEFRKQMAG, from the coding sequence ATGACGGAGCACTCTGCAAACCAACCACTGCAACTGGGCATTGACGGCTTTGATTACGCCGATCTCTACGACGCCGCCCGGCTAAAGGACTTAGCAGAATGTTTTTACGATGAGGTCGAAAGGGACGAACCAATATTGGCGGAAGCCCTCAGAAAGTACATCGCTACCGGCAGTGAGGGCATGGAACGCCGTGTCGAGTCGAAAATATTGACGGATGCGGCCCCGCATTTATCAAGCTTCATAGCTCGCTTGTTCTGCATAAATGACGAACGTACCGATCTTTCGAAGGACATCACGGTCCAGAATGCGGTCTGGCGCTACAAGTTCTTTGTGCAGCGGCGTGCGGCCAAGAAGTTCTCGCCTGAGCTTGTGGACGAACTCAACGAGGCCGAGCTTTGGCGCGCTTTGACCGAACTGAGGAATGCGGCATTCAGTGACACCCTGCGATTCGATGACGAATTGTCGATTGCAACGATGACCTGTTCCCTCCTCGATGCAGAGACGGACATCGAGAAGAACGAAGATATCTCGCCCGCGACCCGTCAAACGGTCGGGGACGTATCGAAGGCCTACGAGAAACTCAAGGATTCGGCATTCGGCAAACTCTTCTCAGAGTATGTGCTCAAGGGCGATGCGACCGGCAGCTTGCTGACGATCACCGCCGCTCTTCATCTGGCCGAGGCATGGTCGGCAACCGCTTTTCACAAAAGGTCGAAGGGCTGGCATGCGTTCAAAGTGCCTCATGCACTCGATTACATGAATCTCGTCCACCTCATCCATCCCGAACCCAAGCTGCACAACATCATGCGAGGGCGGGACGAAGAATTGCGGCGGCGCGACGGCTTTAAGCTAACGGACGACCGCGGCACGATGCGCGACTCGCTTTACGAGATCGACTACTGCATGATCTGCCACGAACGCGAGAAGGATGCCTGCCGGACCGGCCTCCGCGAAAAGGATGGCTCTGTACATCGCAATCCGCTTGGCATTAAGTCCGAGGGTTGTCCGCTCGATGAGCGTATCTCCGAGATGCACATGCTCAAGAAGCAGGGTGACGCCATAGGGGCGCTCGCCCTCGTCACGATCGACAATCCGATGTGTGCCGGAACCGGCCACCGGATCTGCAACGACTGCATGAAGGGCTGCATCTTTCAGAAGCAGGAACCGGTTAACATTCCGCTCGCTGAGACATCAGCACTTACTGACGTTCTCGATCTGCCGTGGGGCTTTGAGATCTACAGCCTGTTGGCCCGGTGGAATCCGCTCAACGCTAAACGCCCTTATCCCATGCCTTACAATGGCAAGAACGTGCTCGTCGTCGGGCTCGGCCCGGCCGGCTACACGCTCGCAAATTATCTTCTAAATGAAGGTTTTGGCGTCATCGGCATCGACGGACTGAAGATCGAACCGTTGCCAACCGAATGGACGGGTTTGCCGAAACAGGGAGCTGACGCTAACCAGCGCTGTTTCCCCAAACCCGTGAAGGAACTCTCGGAGATTACCGAGGAACTCGATGAGCGCATCCTCTCGGGCTTTGGCGGTGTTTCCGAGTACGGCATTACGGTACGTTGGGACAAGAACTTCCTCACGATGGTCCAATTGATGCTCACGCGTCGAAAGCGATTTCGGGCGTACGGCGGCGTGCGCTTCGGCGGAACCCTAACGATCGAAGACGCATGGGAATACGGTTTTGACCACATCGCTATCGCAACCGGTGCGGGACGCCCAACGATCGTTCCAATGAAGAACAACCTCATTCGCGGCATCCGCCAAGCGAGTGATTTCCTGATGGCGTTACAACTTACGGGCGCGTTCAAGAAAGATACGCTGTCGAACCTTCAGGTCCGTCTGCCTGCCGTTGTCATCGGCGGGGGCCTGACCGGCATCGACACGGCGACGGAGCTTTTTGCCTATTACCCTGTGCAGGTAGAGAAAATGCTGCACAAATACGAGCAGGTAGTCGATGAATTTGGTGAGGATTACGTCAGAAAGACCTTTGATCCCGAGGAGCTAGCGGTGCTGCCGGAGTTTCTCGATCACGCCCGCCAGATCCGTGCCGAACGTGAACGAGCATCAGCAAAGGGCGACGAGCCTGATCTCGTGTCCTTAGTTCGCGGCTGGGGCGGCGTATCGCTGGTGTATCGCAAACGGCTGCAGGACTCGCCCGCGTACCGGCTCAATCACGAAGAGGTCCAGAAAGCGCTCGAAGAAGGCATCGATTTTGTCGAATGCATGTCGCCGACCGAAGCCGTGCCGGATGAGTTTGGGGCTGTGAAGGCTATCAAATTTGAGCGTCTGGAACACATCGAAGAGACGGGCAAATTTGAGAAAACGGGTGAGATACACGAATTCGCCGCTCGAACCGTCTGCGTCGCCGCAGGCACATCGCCAAACGTGATCTATGAGAAGGAAAAGCCGGGCACATTCCAACTTGACGAATGGCGCCAATTCTTCCGGCCATACCGGCTAACGAAAGGCGGTGACGGCCAATTCCACGCTGTTCCGGCTGAAGAGGGCGAAACGGGCTTCTTTACAAGTTATGAGCACGACGGCAAGTTCATCTCATACTACGGTGATAATCATCCGCAATACGCAGGAAACGTCGTAAAAGCGATGGCCTCCGCTAAACATGGTTATCCGAAGGTCGTTGAGCTGTTTGCGGACGAATTGGACAGCCGTGGCGATTTGCCGCAGGCCGAGAAGGACGCGATCTTTGACAAGCTCGAGGCAACACTCGATGAGCAGTTGCGGGCATATGTTGTAAGGGTCGAGCGATTGACGCCGACGATTGTCGATGTTGTCGTGAAAGCTCCGCTGCAGGCTCGCAAGTTTGAGCCCGGCCAATTCTATCGGCTGCAGAATTTTGAGACGACTGCTCCGGTCGTTGACGGCACGCGCCTTTTGATGGAAGGCCTCGCCCTGACCGGTGCGTGGGTCGATGAGGAAAAGGGCCTGCTGTCTATGATCGTTCTCGAGATGGGAACATCGTCGCGGCTCTGTTCGCTTCTTAAGGAAGGTGAGGAAGTTCTCGTCATGGGCCCGACCGGCACGCCGACAGAGATCCCGGAAAACGAGACCGTCTTGCTCGCGGGCGGCGGTCTCGGTAATGCGGTCCTGTTTTCTATCGCAAGGGCTCTGCGAGAGAGGAGCAACAAGGTCATCTATTTCGCAGGCTACAAGAATGGAGACGACCTGTTCAAACGCGAAGAGATCGAGAATGCCACCGACGAGGTCGTATGGGCGACCGATTGGGGCACCGAAATCGCGCCGCAGCGGCCGCAGGACGCGCACTTCCGAGGCAACATCGTTCAGGCGATGATTGCCTATGCCGAGGGCAAGCTCGGCCCGCAAAGTGTTGACCTCAAACGAGTTGACCGCATCATCGCAATCGGCTCCGACCGCATGATGAACGGCGTCCGCGAGGCACGCCACACGACGCTCAAGCCATATCTAAACGAACAGCATGTTGCTATCGGCTCGATCAACTCGCCAATGCAGTGCATGATGAAAGAGGTCTGCGCCCAATGCCTGCAGCGCCACGTCAATCCACACACAGGCGAGGAATTCTTCGTCTTCTCATGCTTCAACCAGGACCAGCATCTGGATTTTGTCGATTTTAAGAACCTCAACGACCGATTGAAGGCAAATAGCATTCAGGAAAAGCTGACAAACCTGTGGCTGGATCGGACGTTTGGGAAAGACGAGTTTAGGAAGCAAATGGCAGGTTAA
- a CDS encoding peptidase M14: MRHISLLFLLISLFSLNAMPQTPEQLAADWDRSHISHIFPSDVRHADLEKYLDELKKIGIKVDKVGDSFGGREIYQVEWGKGPLKVFMWSQMHGDEPTATSALVDMFAFLQKNRNLDWVKRIEKAVTIRAVPMLNPDGSELFQRRSIQGIDINRDAVNLATPEARLLKRLRSEWQPAIGFNLHNQNSLTSVGRTGKQATISFLVVYGDAAKTSSLGHERSMRLASAMTLALQKFIPGHMARYADEWSPTAFGDNFSAWGTPAILIETGGHYGKDEMFLIRLNFVAYLTAFDALATGSEAKQDPNVYRMLPENGSGMLVDFVFRNATLAPRSGQAGTTVDITAVTQRRRAGFPKPVVILNVGSLGGRKGLEVYDASGFYVVQRFSSVKAEELAEFAFYKRSRSIDWSAGDLETRFPPDAIFSFGRWIKGAGVVPRK; the protein is encoded by the coding sequence ATGCGGCACATATCGCTTTTGTTCCTGCTAATATCACTGTTTTCCCTCAATGCCATGCCGCAAACACCCGAGCAGCTTGCTGCCGATTGGGATCGGTCGCACATATCGCACATATTTCCTTCGGATGTTCGTCACGCCGACCTTGAGAAGTACCTCGATGAGCTGAAAAAGATCGGCATCAAGGTCGATAAGGTCGGTGATAGCTTTGGCGGTCGTGAGATCTATCAGGTCGAGTGGGGCAAAGGGCCGCTAAAGGTCTTTATGTGGTCACAGATGCATGGCGACGAACCGACGGCGACGTCCGCGCTCGTCGATATGTTCGCGTTTCTTCAGAAAAATCGAAACCTCGACTGGGTCAAGCGGATCGAAAAGGCGGTAACCATTCGAGCAGTGCCGATGCTTAATCCGGATGGCTCGGAATTGTTTCAACGTCGCAGCATCCAGGGCATCGACATCAATCGCGATGCTGTAAATCTAGCCACGCCCGAGGCCAGGCTGCTCAAACGGCTCCGCTCTGAGTGGCAGCCGGCGATCGGCTTTAACCTGCACAACCAAAACTCGCTCACCTCGGTCGGCCGGACGGGAAAACAGGCGACGATCTCATTTCTTGTCGTTTACGGCGATGCGGCAAAAACCAGTAGCCTCGGCCACGAACGCAGTATGCGGCTTGCGTCCGCGATGACGCTGGCGCTGCAAAAGTTCATTCCGGGCCACATGGCTCGCTACGCTGATGAATGGTCGCCTACGGCGTTTGGCGATAATTTCTCGGCATGGGGCACTCCGGCGATATTGATCGAAACGGGCGGACATTATGGCAAGGATGAGATGTTTCTCATTAGGTTGAACTTTGTGGCATATCTGACCGCGTTTGACGCCCTGGCGACGGGCAGCGAGGCCAAGCAGGACCCGAATGTCTATCGCATGCTGCCTGAGAACGGCTCGGGAATGCTGGTGGACTTTGTTTTCCGGAACGCAACGCTGGCACCTCGCAGCGGCCAGGCAGGAACGACCGTCGATATCACGGCCGTCACGCAGCGTCGTCGGGCGGGCTTTCCAAAGCCGGTGGTCATCCTGAACGTCGGCAGCCTTGGCGGCCGCAAAGGCCTTGAAGTGTACGATGCCAGCGGCTTCTACGTCGTTCAGCGTTTCTCCTCGGTCAAGGCCGAGGAGCTGGCTGAATTCGCGTTTTACAAGCGCAGCCGTTCGATCGATTGGAGTGCCGGTGATCTTGAGACACGATTTCCGCCCGACGCGATCTTCTCATTCGGCCGTTGGATCAAGGGCGCCGGCGTGGTGCCGCGAAAGTAG